Proteins encoded in a region of the Neoarius graeffei isolate fNeoGra1 chromosome 3, fNeoGra1.pri, whole genome shotgun sequence genome:
- the LOC132883444 gene encoding mucin-2-like isoform X1, with protein MLETSTGVTSEPPSSSHSGPTTAITLEASTGVTSEPPSTSPSGPTSTIILEISTGVTSEPPSTTPSGSTTGVMLETSTGVTSEPPSSSPSGTSTAITLEISTGVTSEPPSTSPSRSTTPVLLETSTGVTSEPPSSSPSGPTTAITLEASTGVTSEPPSTSPSRSTTPVLLETSTGVTSEPPSTSPSGSTTAITLETSTGVTSEPPSSSSSGSTTGVTLETLTGVTSESPSSSSSGPTTAIKLETSTGVTSDPPSTSPSGSTTGVTLETSTRVTSGPPPSSPSGPTTAITLETSTGVTSDPPSSSPSGSTTGVTLETSTRVTSGPPPSSPSGPTTAITLETSTGVTSEPPSSSSSGSTTGVTLETLTGVTSESPSSSSSGPTTAIKLETSTGVTSEPPSTSPSGSTTAITLETSTGVTSEQPSSTPSGSTTGVMLETSTGVTSEPPSSSHSGPTTAITLEASTGVTSEPPSTSPSGPTSTIILEISTGVTSEPPSTTPSGSTTGVMLETSTGVTSEPPSSSPSGTSTAITLEISTGVTSEPPSTSPSRSTTPVLLETSTGVTSEPPSSSPSGPTTAITLEASTGVTSEPPSTSPSRSTTPVLLETSTGVTSEPPSTSPSGSTTAITLETSTGVTSEPPSSSSSGSTTGVTLETLTGVTSESPSSSSSGPTTAIKLETSTGVTSDPPSTSPSGSTTGVTLETSTRVTSGPPPSSPSGPTTAITLETSTGVTSDPPSSSPSGSTTGVTLETSTRVTSGPPPSSPSGPTTAITLETSTGVTSEPPSSSSSGSTTGVTLETLTGVTSESPSSSSSGPTTAIKLETSTGVTSDPPSTSPSGSTTAITLEASTGVTSEPPSTSPSGPTSTIILEISTGVTSEPPSTTPSGSTTGVMLETSTGVTSEPPSSSPSGTSTAITLEISTGVTSEPPSTSPSRSTTPVLLETSTGVTSEPPSSSPSGPTTAITLEASTGVTSEPPSTSPSGSTTAITLETSTGVTSEPPSSSSSGSTTGVTLETLTGVTSESPSSSSSGPTTAIKLETSTGVTSDPPSTSPSGSTTGVTLETSTRVTSGPPPSSPSGPTTAITLETSTGVTSDPPSSSPSGSTTGVTLETSTRVTSGPPPSSPSGPTTAITLETSTGVTSDPPSSPSGSTTGVTLETSTRVTSGPPPSSPSGPTTAITLEASTGVTSEPPSTSRSRSTTPVILETSRVVTSEPPSTTPSDSTTAITLETSTGFTSEPPPSSPSGPTTAITLETSTGFTSGPPPSSPSGPTTAVTLETSKGVTSGPPPSSPSGPTTAITLETSTSVASETSSSMLSISTRSITLESLTVVASVPPSSTPHRSTVSIAPKTSFGFTSTPHSTSPSGPITRITHSTPVTTEPLSSTPSKSTITPKPFTGVTTGTPSSPSSRSTASITQKTSTVITPQSLPNSSSTLSTVESTTASSPDIRTMSFTSLEEFDHELSNHSSPKFAQRANLVKTKLEPILKNKSSNFIFLTVIRFRPGSIITDMNLYYTYRNGLPNDSEIITTIQDSDTGLNITKAFVTQIATTTTPLAKSTPKATTGAATMKTLSPTATTKATIKPTAITTNAATATTKTLGPTATTKATIKPTAITTNAATATTKTLAPTGTTKATIKPTAITTNPATATMKTLAPTGTTKATIKPTAITTNAATATMKTLSPTATTKATIKPTAITTNAATATTKTLAPTGTTKATIKPTVITTNPATATMKTLSPTATTKATIKPTAITANAATATMKTLSPTATTKATIKPPAITTNAATATMKTLSPTATTKATIKPPAITTNAATAAAITKTLAPTATTKATMKPTTITTKAATTTTTTKKATTETTTTPTTTTTTTTTTTTKPTTKTTTTTTTPTVAAARPPPTVEMSVGLKRLYVPELANPQSQEFKDLAAIVTKVLNLIYKALYGPRFLWSTVRAFRPQNRRADDFTQADVELVFNESSTKPLPSGAEVVNELKDIAENNNTFDVEFDATAISVINEPHRVPVQFRTNGTFEAALSDSSSDLFTNRALMIKTGLNPFFVADFPTAFTILTISNFSNGVLKEQTDSILNFMEVNFASSAQLPSNTQIGETMLRAANDTSLPFKIFLNDIMVNGTLISSSDISSKINMFMACFMVAVSFLFTWSS; from the exons AtgctggaaacatcaacaggtgttacatcagagcCACCGTCTAGTTCTCATTCAGGACCAACTACAGCTATCACACTGGAAGcatcaacaggtgttacatcagaaccaccatcaacttctccttcAGGACCAACTTCAACTATCATCCTGGAAATatcaacaggtgttacatcagagcCACCATCAACTACTCCGTCAGGATCAACTACAGGTGTAATgttggaaacatcaacaggtgttacatcagagcCACCGTCTAGTTCTCCTTCAGGAACAAGTACAGCTATCACACTGGAAATatcaacaggtgttacatcagaaccaccatcaacttctccatcaagATCAACGACACCTGTTCtcctggaaacatcaacaggtgttacatcagagcCACCGTCTAGTTCTCCTTCAGGACCAACTACGGCTATCACACTGGAAGcatcaacaggtgttacatcagaaccaccatcaacttctccatcaagATCAACGACACCTGTTCtcctggaaacatcaacaggtgttacatcagagccaccatcaacttctccttcaggatcaactacagctatcacactggaaacatcaacaggtgttacatcagagcCACCATCTAGTTCTTCTTCAGGATCAACTACAGGTGTAACATTGGAAACATTAACCGGTGTTACATCAGAGTCACCATCTAGTTCTTCTTCAGGACCAACTACAGCTATCaaactggaaacatcaacaggtgttacatcagacccaccatcaacttctccttcAGGATCAACTACAGGTGTGACATTGGAAACATCAACACGTGTGACATCAGGGCCACCACCTAGTTCTCCTTCAGGACCAACTACAGCTAtcacactggaaacatcaacaggtgttacatcagacCCACCATCATCATCTCCTTCAGGATCAACTACAGGTGTGACATTGGAAACATCAACACGTGTGACATCAGGGCCACCACCTAGTTCTCCTTCAGGACCAACTACAGCTAtcacactggaaacatcaacaggtgttacatcagagcCACCATCTAGTTCTTCTTCAGGATCAACTACAGGTGTAACATTGGAAACATTAACCGGTGTTACATCAGAGTCACCATCTAGTTCTTCTTCAGGACCAACTACAGCTATCaaactggaaacatcaacaggtgttacatcagagccaccatcaacttctccttcaggatcaactacagctatcacactggaaacatcaacaggtgttacatcagaacAACCATCAAGTACTCCTTCAGGATCAACTACAGGTGTAAtgctggaaacatcaacaggtgttacatcagagcCACCGTCTAGTTCTCATTCAGGACCAACTACAGCTATCACACTGGAAGcatcaacaggtgttacatcagaaccaccatcaacttctccttcAGGACCAACTTCAACTATCATCCTGGAAATatcaacaggtgttacatcagagcCACCATCAACTACTCCGTCAGGATCAACTACAGGTGTAATgttggaaacatcaacaggtgttacatcagagcCACCGTCTAGTTCTCCTTCAGGAACAAGTACAGCTATCACACTGGAAATatcaacaggtgttacatcagaaccaccatcaacttctccatcaagATCAACGACACCTGTTCtcctggaaacatcaacaggtgttacatcagagcCACCGTCTAGTTCTCCTTCAGGACCAACTACGGCTATCACACTGGAAGcatcaacaggtgttacatcagaaccaccatcaacttctccatcaagATCAACGACACCTGTTCtcctggaaacatcaacaggtgttacatcagagccaccatcaacttctccttcaggatcaactacagctatcacactggaaacatcaacaggtgttacatcagagcCACCATCTAGTTCTTCTTCAGGATCAACTACAGGTGTAACATTGGAAACATTAACCGGTGTTACATCAGAGTCACCATCTAGTTCTTCTTCAGGACCAACTACAGCTATCaaactggaaacatcaacaggtgttacatcagacccaccatcaacttctccttcAGGATCAACTACAGGTGTGACATTGGAAACATCAACACGTGTGACATCAGGGCCACCACCTAGTTCTCCTTCAGGACCAACTACAGCTAtcacactggaaacatcaacaggtgttacatcagacCCACCATCATCATCTCCTTCAGGATCAACTACAGGTGTGACATTGGAAACATCAACACGTGTGACATCAGGGCCACCACCTAGTTCTCCTTCAGGACCAACTACAGCTAtcacactggaaacatcaacaggtgttacatcagagcCACCATCTAGTTCTTCTTCAGGATCAACTACAGGTGTAACATTGGAAACATTAACCGGTGTTACATCAGAGTCACCATCTAGTTCTTCTTCAGGACCAACTACAGCTATCaaactggaaacatcaacaggtgttacatcagacccaccatcaacttctccttcaggatcaactacagctatcacactggaagcatcaacaggtgttacatcagaaccaccatcaacttctccttcAGGACCAACTTCAACTATCATCCTGGAAATatcaacaggtgttacatcagagcCACCATCAACTACTCCGTCAGGATCAACTACAGGTGTAATgttggaaacatcaacaggtgttacatcagagcCACCGTCTAGTTCTCCTTCAGGAACAAGTACAGCTATCACACTGGAAATatcaacaggtgttacatcagaaccaccatcaacttctccatcaagATCAACTACACCTGTTCtcctggaaacatcaacaggtgttacatcagagcCACCATCTAGTTCTCCTTCAGGACCAACTACGGCTATCACACTGGAAGcatcaacaggtgttacatcagagccaccatcaacttctccttcaggatcaactacagctatcacactggaaacatcaacaggtgttacatcagagcCACCATCTAGTTCTTCTTCAGGATCAACTACAGGTGTAACATTGGAAACATTAACCGGTGTTACATCAGAGTCACCATCTAGTTCTTCTTCAGGACCAACTACAGCTATCaaactggaaacatcaacaggtgttacatcagacccaccatcaacttctccttcAGGATCAACTACAGGTGTGACATTGGAAACATCAACACGTGTGACATCAGGGCCACCACCTAGTTCTCCTTCAGGACCAACTACAGCTAtcacactggaaacatcaacaggtgttacatcagacCCACCATCGTCTTCTCCTTCAGGATCAACTACAGGTGTGACATTGGAAACATCAACACGTGTGACATCAGGGCCACCACCTAGTTCTCCTTCAGGACCAACTACAGCTAtcacactggaaacatcaacaggtgttacatcagacCCACCATCATCTCCTTCAGGATCAACTACAGGTGTGACATTGGAAACATCAACACGTGTGACATCAGGGCCACCACCTAGTTCTCCTTCAGGACCAACTACAGCTATTACACTGGAAGCATCAACAGGTGTTACGTCCgaaccaccatcaacttctcgaTCAAGATCAACTACACCTGTTATCCTGGAAACATCAAGAGTTGTTACATCAGAGCCACCATCAACTACTCCATCAGACTCAACTACAGCTAtcacactggaaacatcaacaggttttACATCAGAGCCACCACCTAGTTCTCCTTCAGGACCAACTACAGCTAtcacactggaaacatcaacaggttttACATCAGGGCCACCACCTAGTTCTCCTTCAGGACCAACTACAGCTGTTACACTGGAAACATCAAAAGGTGTGACATCAGGGCCACCACCTAGTTCCCCTTCAGGACCAACTACAGCTAtcacactggaaacatcaacaaGTGTTGCATCAGAAACATCATCTAGCATGCTTTCAATATCCACTAGGAGCATTACACTGGAAAGTTTAACTGTTGTTGCATCAGTACCCCCATCTAGTACTCCTCACAGATCAACTGTCAGCATCGCACCAAAAACATCATTTGGTTTTACATCCACACCACATTCAACTTCCCCCTCAGGACCAATTACACGCATCACACATTCAACACCTGTGACAACTGAACCACTATCTAGTACTCCTTCCAAATCAACCATCACACCAAAACCATTCACAGGTGTTACAACAGGAACACCATCTAGCCCTTCTTCAAGATCAACTGCAAGCATCACACAGAAAACATCAACAGTCATCACACCACAATCACTGCCAAATTCTTCTTCCACATTATCTACAG TAGAATCTACAACAGCAAGTTCACCTGATATACGGACTATGAGCTTTACTTCTCTTGAAGAATTTGATCATGAACTATCAAACCATTCTTCACCTAAATTTGCTCAACGAGCAAACCTTGTCAAAACAAAG CTTGAACCAATCCTTAAGAACAAATCCAGCAACTTCATTTTCCTAACAGTGATTCGTTTCAG GCCTGGATCAATCATCACAGATATGAATTTATACTACACATATCGTAACGGTCTTCCCAATGATTCAGAAATCATTACAACAATACAGGACTCTGATACAGGTTTAAACATAACTAAAGCTTTTG TAACACAAATAGCAACTACTACTACTCCTCTGGCCAAATCTACTCCCAAAGCAACTACTGGTGCTGCTACTATGAAAACACTTTCTCCAACAGCTACAACAAAAGCAACTATAAAGCCTACAGCAATTACTACAAATGCAGCTACTGCTACTACAAAAACACTTGGTCCAACAGCTACAACAAAAGCAACTATAAAGCCTACAGCAATTACTACAAATGCAGCTACTGCTACTACAAAAACACTTGCTCCAACAGGTACAACAAAAGCAACTATAAAGCCTACAGCAATTACTACAAATCCAGCTACTGCTACTATGAAAACACTTGCTCCAACAGGTACAACAAAAGCAACTATAAAGCCTACAGCAATTACTACAAATGCAGCTACTGCTACTATGAAAACACTTTCTCCAACAGCTACAACAAAAGCAACTATAAAGCCTACAGCAATTACTACAAATGCAGCTACTGCTACTACAAAAACACTTGCTCCAACAGGTACAACAAAAGCAACTATAAAGCCTACAGTAATTACTACAAATCCAGCTACTGCTACTATGAAAACACTTTCTCCAACAGCTACAACAAAAGCAACTATAAAGCCTACAGCAATTACTGCAAATGCAGCTACTGCTACTATGAAAACACTTTCTCCAACAGCTACAACAAAAGCAACTATAAAGCCTCCAGCAATTACTACAAATGCAGCTACTGCTACTATGAAAACACTTTCTCCAACAGCTACAACAAAAGCAACTATAAAGCCTCCAGCAATTACTACAAATGCAGCTACTGCTGCTGCTATTACAAAAACACTTGCTCCAACAGCTACTACAAAAGCAACTATGAAGCCTACAACAATTACTACAAAAGCAGCTACTACAACTACAACAACCAAAAAAGCTACTACTGAAACAACAACTACTCCtacaactactactaccaccaccactacaACAACCACAAAACCGACTACCAaaactactactacaacaacaacaccaacagTTGCAGCAGCTCGTCCACCACCAACTGTCGAGATGAGTGTTGGTTTAAAGCGTCTTTATGTTCCAGAGCTTGCTAATCCTCAGAGTCAGGAATTCAAAGACTTGGCTGCCATTGTGACTAAAGTG cttaATCTAATCTATAAAGCGCTATATGGCCCCCGCTTCCTCTGGAGTACTGTCCGAGCCTTCAG ACCTCAGAACAGACGTGCAGATGACTTTACGCAAGCAGATGTCGAACTGGTATTCAACGAGAGTTCCACAAAACCTCTCCCATCTGGTGCCGAAGTAGTGAACGAACTCAAAGATATTGCAGAAAATAACAATACTTTCGATGTGGAATTTGATGCCACCGCAATCAGTGTCATCA ATGAGCCACACAGGGTCCCTGTGCAATTCCGAACAAATGGCACTTTTGAAGCGGCTCTCTCAGATTCTAGTTCAGATTTATTCACAAACAGAGCACTCATGATTAAAACAGGA